The Paralichthys olivaceus isolate ysfri-2021 chromosome 2, ASM2471397v2, whole genome shotgun sequence genomic interval ttaGGTTTGTTTATTTGGTATATCTAGTGTCTCTTTTCACATTTCTACTACTCTAATATGGGTTAGTTTATGTATTAGTGCCAGTTGTCTTTAATTTAtcccattatctactcaccactatgctgaacGAGGGGTGGAGTTTCGTggacaaagtgttttgtggactcaaacactttcaccctccatcggcatagtggtgagtagatgagtgaatttaTTTTACGCCTTTAAGTTTATCTAATCTTAAATTTGTACTATCTCCTTAAGAACAATTTTCATTTCCCACATCATTCCCCTGACCATTACCTTGAATGTAGACAACCAGCATGGTGTAGCAGAGTGTCAATGGAGTCCATAACTTCAGAGAATCCTTCTGGGACAGGAAGTGGTCATATACTGTGGAGAAGGAAGCCACAGTTGCAAAAGCAAAGGCCAAGATAACCGCTCTCTGCAGTGAGGTCAGTATGGTGTGTCCTGAGGTCAGGAGGGTGATGCATTTCCCACAGTAACGCTCTGTGCTATGCAGCGGGTAGAGTCTGGCCACATGGCTCCACAGACTGTGGCTGACACTTGCCAGTGCCCAGCTGATCGAAGCTGCCAGGAACAAGTTGAGGGAGCTGTGTAGAGCCCCCTGGTGGAGGAAGACCAGAGCACAGGTGAAGCAGCAACCAAGGGAAAACTGGcactggagcaggaggaggtatAGGCCTCTGCCATCCTGAGTAAAGACGGATTAAAGCATGGATGAAAATGAGTCAGATCAGTGTATCAGAGGATACATATGTtgaacacaagaacaaacaCTGAGTGTCTCctgaattaaatgtaaaataagacAAAATCAGCGTTTTCAGCTGCTCTGTACGTCTGTTGGAGGAACTCACCAGACCTGCTGATGCCCAAGAGGAAACAGCTCTGAGAGAAAACTCCAGCACTATGATAGAGGAGACCCTGGAGCCCACTAGAGACAGGACGAGTGTCAGGGACCAGAACTGGAGTGCTGTCTTCCAGTTCCCTCTCAGGGGATTGACGGGTGAGGACGACCTCTGCTTACTTTCAGTTTCAGACTCACTGTGTTGAAAGACACACAGAATAACTCAGCAACCTGCTCTTAAAGGTTCACTACattttgctctttcttttctccaccaTAAACTCACCTGCATGTTTGTAGGAAATAGTAAACTCTCATCAGACTGCACAGCACTGATATTGCACATGCACCCACAAGGCCTTGgagaacaagaaacaaaacaaaaatgtaatttcctttttttctaatTTCGTATTGAGGATTGAGGATTGAGGATTTTTAGGAATATTTACGTATGAACTCACCTTGAAAAAAACAGTCAATTGggtttgaattaaaaagtgtCCATTCAGACGT includes:
- the LOC109638619 gene encoding transmembrane protein 82-like is translated as MFLPFSWILGTSEWTLFNSNPIDCFFQGLVGACAISVLCSLMRVYYFLQTCSESETESKQRSSSPVNPLRGNWKTALQFWSLTLVLSLVGSRVSSIIVLEFSLRAVSSWASAGLDGRGLYLLLLQCQFSLGCCFTCALVFLHQGALHSSLNLFLAASISWALASVSHSLWSHVARLYPLHSTERYCGKCITLLTSGHTILTSLQRAVILAFAFATVASFSTVYDHFLSQKDSLKLWTPLTLCYTMLVVYIQEDQNRQTGAEALWHTAVLRLGALLVLMLTVGDWSDVLHVLISFLGEAACLLPSQDLLQAVSREEEETSLRKQEQISGHKKVKRKPSSDDS